Proteins co-encoded in one Timaviella obliquedivisa GSE-PSE-MK23-08B genomic window:
- a CDS encoding DOMON-like domain-containing protein, producing MSDQIFSLQSFSQTPPNDLEIIGTVARRANVLTISYSLLGDLTDVVIAPAATPTRQSQLWEATCFEFFLGTKNDKQYWEFNLSPAGHWNVYGFSDYRQGLKEETAFPTLPFSVQTEPDALSIALKLNLGAIFAASQGLETAIAAVVKHTNGDLSYWALKHPGKEPDFHLRDSFTLKLPA from the coding sequence ATGAGCGATCAGATCTTTTCTCTCCAGTCCTTTTCCCAAACTCCCCCCAATGATTTAGAAATCATTGGCACCGTTGCTCGGCGTGCCAACGTGCTGACTATTTCTTACTCGCTTTTAGGCGATTTGACCGATGTAGTGATTGCCCCTGCTGCGACTCCTACTCGACAGAGCCAACTTTGGGAAGCTACCTGCTTTGAATTTTTCTTAGGCACTAAAAACGATAAACAATATTGGGAGTTCAACCTCTCTCCAGCAGGTCACTGGAATGTCTACGGCTTTAGCGACTATCGCCAGGGTCTGAAAGAGGAAACTGCGTTTCCAACCCTGCCCTTTAGTGTGCAAACTGAACCCGATGCCCTGTCGATCGCCTTGAAGCTTAACTTGGGCGCAATTTTTGCAGCCAGCCAAGGGCTAGAAACGGCGATCGCCGCTGTGGTCAAGCACACCAACGGAGATTTATCCTATTGGGCGCTCAAACACCCTGGGAAAGAGCCAGACTTTCATCTCAGAGACAGCTTCACGCTAAAATTACCCGCCTAA
- a CDS encoding Re/Si-specific NAD(P)(+) transhydrogenase subunit alpha yields the protein MKVSIVKEIEIGERRVAVVPDIVSRLVKQGMEVWVEAGAGEHSFFSDAAYEAAGAKIITDPEQLWYVDLVLKVNPPQEREDGRHEVDLMKEGGALIGFLNPLGSPALIQRLAERKVTAFGLELIPRTSRAQSMDALSSQAGVAGYKAVLLAAAALPKFFPMLTTAAGTIAPAKVLIIGAGVAGLQAIATARRLGALVEAFDIRPAVKEEVQSLGAKFVEVKLEEETVAAGGYAKEVSETAKQRTQAAIAEHVKMSDVVITTAQVPGRQAPRLVTADMIAEMKPGSVIVDLAADQGGNCEGSEAGKTVVKGGVTLIGESNLPSTVPFHASQMYAKNILTLVQFLVKDGVLTLDFDDDIVSSACVTHGGEIKNQRVKDLLGETVGAKG from the coding sequence ATGAAGGTCAGCATAGTTAAAGAAATTGAAATTGGTGAGCGCCGCGTCGCGGTCGTTCCTGATATTGTCAGTCGATTGGTTAAGCAGGGGATGGAAGTTTGGGTTGAAGCAGGTGCAGGAGAGCATTCCTTCTTTTCAGATGCGGCGTATGAAGCGGCAGGAGCAAAGATTATCACTGATCCTGAGCAGCTTTGGTACGTCGATCTGGTGCTTAAGGTGAATCCTCCTCAAGAGCGGGAAGATGGACGGCACGAGGTGGACTTAATGAAGGAAGGAGGAGCCTTGATTGGATTTCTGAATCCTCTGGGTTCTCCGGCGTTAATACAGCGGCTTGCTGAACGAAAAGTTACTGCCTTTGGACTAGAGCTAATTCCCCGTACCAGCCGTGCGCAGAGCATGGATGCGCTGTCCTCTCAAGCGGGTGTTGCTGGATACAAAGCAGTACTTTTAGCGGCAGCGGCTTTGCCTAAGTTTTTCCCGATGTTGACAACAGCAGCCGGAACGATCGCCCCTGCTAAGGTGTTGATCATTGGTGCAGGTGTGGCTGGATTGCAGGCGATCGCCACCGCTCGACGTTTGGGCGCATTGGTGGAAGCTTTTGATATTCGTCCGGCGGTGAAGGAAGAGGTGCAGAGTTTGGGGGCGAAGTTTGTCGAAGTGAAGCTTGAGGAAGAGACGGTGGCGGCAGGTGGCTATGCCAAGGAAGTTTCGGAGACAGCGAAACAGCGAACACAGGCGGCGATCGCCGAGCACGTCAAAATGTCTGATGTGGTCATTACCACCGCTCAAGTCCCTGGGCGGCAAGCTCCGCGTCTGGTCACCGCTGACATGATTGCCGAGATGAAACCTGGTTCTGTAATCGTCGATCTTGCTGCCGATCAAGGGGGGAACTGCGAAGGCAGTGAAGCAGGAAAAACAGTCGTTAAAGGCGGCGTGACCTTGATTGGAGAATCGAATCTTCCTTCGACAGTGCCTTTTCATGCTAGTCAAATGTATGCCAAAAATATTCTGACCTTGGTGCAATTTTTGGTTAAGGATGGCGTTCTGACTCTGGACTTTGATGATGACATTGTTTCGAGTGCTTGTGTCACCCATGGGGGAGAAATTAAGAATCAGCGAGTCAAGGATTTGTTAGGCGAAACAGTGGGAGCCAAAGGCTAA
- a CDS encoding DUF3474 domain-containing protein gives MTLDPSDSGFSSNRDRTADVPFTLQDLKAAIPAYCFEPSVWKSLSYFFLDIGVIAGLYAIAHALNSWFFFPFFWLMQGTMFWALFVVGHDCGHGSFSKIKWLNSLIGHLSHTPILVPYHGWRISHRTHHANTGNLDTDESWYPMSQSKYEQMPWIEKLFRFYLPLLAYPIYLFRRSPGRPGGSHFLPSSPLFRPSEKWDIITSSVCIGLMVGFLGLVTYQFGWVFLVQYYLAPYIVFVMWLDLVTYLHHTEADIPWYRGEDWYFLKGALSTIDRDYGFINPIHHDIGTHVAHHIFLNMPHYHLKAATEAIKPILGDYYRKSNEPIWKSFMRSFKDCQFVPDQGSGVFYQPK, from the coding sequence ATTACTCTTGACCCGTCGGATTCTGGATTTTCATCCAATCGCGATCGCACCGCCGACGTACCTTTTACGCTCCAAGATTTGAAGGCAGCAATTCCTGCCTACTGTTTTGAACCTTCGGTTTGGAAGTCGTTGTCTTACTTCTTTTTAGATATTGGCGTTATCGCTGGACTTTACGCGATCGCCCATGCTCTCAACTCCTGGTTCTTTTTTCCTTTTTTCTGGTTAATGCAGGGAACTATGTTTTGGGCACTTTTTGTAGTGGGTCACGATTGTGGGCATGGCTCGTTTTCTAAAATCAAATGGTTAAATAGCCTGATTGGGCATCTTTCGCACACACCGATTTTGGTGCCGTACCATGGCTGGCGGATTAGCCATAGAACGCATCATGCCAACACGGGCAACCTGGATACGGATGAAAGCTGGTATCCGATGAGCCAAAGCAAGTATGAGCAGATGCCCTGGATTGAGAAGCTGTTCCGGTTTTATTTGCCGCTGTTAGCTTACCCTATTTACTTGTTTCGCCGATCGCCGGGTCGTCCGGGTGGCTCTCACTTTCTCCCTAGCAGTCCGCTGTTCCGTCCTTCAGAAAAGTGGGACATTATTACTAGCTCTGTCTGCATAGGTTTGATGGTCGGGTTCCTAGGTTTGGTAACTTACCAGTTCGGTTGGGTGTTCTTGGTGCAGTATTATTTGGCTCCCTACATCGTATTTGTAATGTGGTTGGATCTTGTGACGTATCTGCATCACACCGAAGCAGATATTCCTTGGTATCGGGGTGAGGATTGGTATTTTTTGAAAGGCGCTTTGTCTACGATCGATCGCGACTATGGCTTCATCAATCCAATTCATCATGACATTGGCACCCATGTAGCACATCATATCTTTTTGAATATGCCGCACTATCATCTAAAAGCGGCAACAGAGGCAATCAAGCCTATTTTGGGCGATTATTACCGCAAGTCAAACGAGCCAATCTGGAAGAGTTTTATGCGTTCTTTCAAGGATTGTCAGTTTGTACCTGACCAAGGTTCAGGCGTGTTTTACCAGCCTAAGTAA
- a CDS encoding SDR family NAD(P)-dependent oxidoreductase — protein MASSLAALIVGAGQGIGLGFVRRFLESDRADKLYATYRDPQSPLLEISDPRLHCLSMDITDEAQIEAIAQTIKTETAKLHTVINCIGVLHDGEMQPEKSLRHLNTEQLLNYFQVNSIGAVLLAKHLQPLLKHDQRSILATISAKVGSIGDNRLGGWYGYRASKAALNMFMRTVAIEYRRTCPRAIVVILHPGTTDTELSRPFQRNVPPEKLFTPDRTVQQLLAVIDQLQESDSGEFFSWDGNRIPW, from the coding sequence ATGGCTTCTTCTCTGGCGGCGCTAATTGTGGGGGCGGGTCAAGGCATTGGCTTAGGGTTTGTTCGACGGTTCCTCGAAAGCGATCGCGCTGACAAACTTTACGCTACTTACCGCGATCCACAGTCCCCACTCCTCGAAATTTCTGATCCGCGTTTACATTGTTTGTCAATGGATATTACAGATGAAGCGCAGATTGAAGCGATCGCCCAAACTATTAAAACCGAAACCGCCAAGCTGCATACTGTCATCAACTGCATCGGCGTTCTGCACGATGGCGAAATGCAGCCCGAAAAGAGCTTACGCCATCTCAACACCGAGCAGCTTTTGAACTATTTTCAAGTTAATAGTATTGGTGCAGTGTTATTAGCAAAACATCTACAGCCGTTGCTTAAACACGATCAGCGCTCTATTCTCGCCACCATTTCTGCCAAAGTGGGTAGCATTGGCGATAATCGGCTGGGTGGATGGTATGGATACCGCGCTTCAAAGGCAGCTTTGAACATGTTTATGCGAACCGTCGCGATCGAATATCGACGAACTTGCCCAAGGGCGATCGTTGTCATATTACACCCCGGCACAACAGATACAGAACTCTCGCGTCCTTTTCAACGCAACGTCCCACCCGAAAAATTATTTACGCCCGATCGCACTGTTCAACAACTGCTTGCAGTCATCGATCAGCTTCAAGAAAGTGACAGCGGCGAGTTTTTTTCATGGGATGGTAATCGGATACCCTGGTAA
- a CDS encoding FKBP-type peptidyl-prolyl cis-trans isomerase produces MEVYDKNRTLLSTSTNPGAIPEALRQSLTSIAGSPYFVRVFAAPGRETNYTLNYSFTPEKIITPSTSGLQYIDLAQGTGASPQTGQTVKVQYTGILTNGTQFDSSRDRNQPFSFRIGLGQVIQGWEEGISTMKVGGRRQVIIPAALGYGAQGTRGIPPNATLIFDVEVLEIS; encoded by the coding sequence ATTGAAGTTTATGATAAAAATCGGACTTTACTTTCAACCTCAACCAACCCTGGCGCAATCCCAGAAGCCCTTCGACAGAGCTTGACCAGCATTGCTGGCTCACCTTACTTTGTGCGAGTTTTTGCTGCTCCTGGAAGAGAGACAAATTACACTCTCAACTACTCGTTTACACCCGAAAAAATCATTACACCCTCTACTTCAGGCTTACAATATATCGACCTTGCGCAGGGCACAGGCGCTTCGCCCCAAACCGGACAAACCGTAAAGGTGCAATACACCGGAATTTTAACGAATGGCACCCAGTTCGATAGTTCGCGCGATCGCAATCAACCCTTCTCTTTCCGCATTGGACTAGGGCAAGTGATTCAGGGCTGGGAGGAAGGCATTAGCACGATGAAAGTGGGCGGACGACGGCAGGTGATCATTCCGGCAGCACTTGGCTATGGCGCTCAGGGAACAAGAGGTATCCCTCCGAATGCCACACTCATTTTTGATGTAGAAGTGCTAGAGATTAGCTGA
- a CDS encoding glycosyltransferase family 2 protein, which produces MSEDQSVYSRVDLTPNHACPAFSLIIPAYNEQNGIIPVLDELQATLRAAACEYEIIVVNDGSTDDTGKLLRPYKGIRLVEHRRNCGYGASLKTGIRNAQYPWIVITDADGTYPNDRIPHLVALTAQADMVVGARIGANVRYSNLRKIPKWFLVRFAQWLTRSPIPDLNSGLRVFRKSIVERFLTILPDNFSFTTSITVAMLMSNYAVHYEPIDYHARVGKSKIKPIRDTLRFVQLILRTGVYFAPLRVFMPLAAIFFTGFLITLFQDLFVREDLTERTLILLIAATQIGMFALLADMIDKRTGRL; this is translated from the coding sequence ATGTCGGAGGATCAGTCGGTTTATTCAAGGGTTGACCTAACCCCAAATCATGCATGCCCTGCTTTTTCGCTGATCATTCCTGCTTACAACGAGCAAAATGGCATCATTCCCGTTTTAGATGAACTTCAGGCGACGCTTAGGGCTGCGGCGTGTGAGTACGAAATTATTGTAGTCAACGATGGTTCTACCGATGACACGGGCAAGTTACTGCGACCTTACAAAGGCATTCGGTTGGTGGAGCATCGGCGTAATTGTGGCTATGGGGCTTCGCTAAAAACGGGAATTCGTAACGCCCAATATCCTTGGATTGTGATTACAGATGCCGATGGGACTTATCCAAACGATCGCATTCCCCATTTAGTAGCGCTGACTGCTCAAGCCGATATGGTGGTGGGAGCAAGAATTGGGGCAAATGTTCGGTATTCTAATTTGCGTAAAATTCCGAAGTGGTTTTTGGTGCGCTTTGCTCAATGGTTAACGCGATCGCCCATTCCCGACCTCAACAGTGGGTTGCGGGTGTTCCGCAAAAGCATTGTCGAACGGTTCTTGACGATTTTGCCCGATAATTTTAGTTTTACCACTAGCATTACTGTCGCGATGCTGATGAGTAACTATGCCGTTCATTACGAGCCGATCGATTATCATGCACGAGTCGGTAAGAGCAAAATTAAACCGATTCGAGATACACTGCGATTTGTGCAGTTAATTTTGCGAACAGGAGTATATTTTGCGCCCTTACGGGTTTTTATGCCGTTAGCAGCGATATTCTTTACCGGGTTTTTAATTACATTATTTCAAGACTTATTTGTTCGAGAAGATTTGACAGAACGAACGTTAATTTTATTGATTGCTGCAACTCAAATCGGCATGTTTGCGCTGCTAGCAGACATGATCGATAAACGCACAGGACGGCTGTAG
- a CDS encoding phycobiliprotein lyase — protein sequence MDITEFFQQSAGKWVSQRTSHHPTFKQPEGGRSDFYIEVLPSSDPAVVQLCQQHGIDAALAVCGVRTRWDGVMEQNKEKRAGTALMVAIADSTQPNRGKLLRPSGEAEQRVTGRYVMGDDEALTLISESETLYSEERLWFASPNLRLRTSTIKQADGFSTASFCSEIRMGGAPPAQ from the coding sequence ATGGATATTACCGAGTTTTTTCAGCAAAGTGCTGGCAAATGGGTGTCTCAGCGCACCAGCCACCATCCTACTTTCAAGCAACCTGAGGGCGGCAGGTCTGATTTTTATATTGAGGTTCTGCCCTCATCTGACCCGGCTGTCGTTCAGCTTTGTCAGCAGCATGGTATTGATGCAGCATTGGCAGTTTGTGGTGTCAGAACCCGTTGGGATGGCGTGATGGAGCAAAATAAAGAAAAACGGGCAGGAACTGCGCTAATGGTAGCGATCGCTGATTCTACTCAACCCAACCGAGGGAAGCTACTTCGACCCAGCGGTGAGGCTGAGCAAAGAGTGACAGGGCGCTATGTTATGGGCGACGATGAGGCTCTCACGCTCATCAGTGAATCTGAAACGCTTTATTCAGAAGAACGTTTATGGTTTGCCAGCCCTAACTTACGGTTGAGAACTAGCACCATAAAGCAAGCAGATGGGTTTAGTACTGCTTCTTTTTGTTCTGAAATTCGCATGGGTGGAGCACCGCCTGCTCAATAA
- a CDS encoding glycosyltransferase family 39 protein: MLQLNLSREPKQQLGRSLPRWLQICAIALLVIGIFFRFYHLDRKVYWLDEARTSLRMSGHTQTELVEEIYTGQVIETATLQTYQRPGEKSWGDTLNALKGNAEHTPLYFLLARLWTEGFGYSVANIRGLSVFFSLLVFPCLFWLCQELFASNAVGWVAIALISITPLHVLYAQEARPYSLWTVEILLSSALLLWAMRTKTRWSWLAYGISLTLGLYTQLLFGEIILAHGIYVAIVENVFAKRRLSATARSYLMTTSISLISLIPWLIVFFSNLDQVQESTATLNLPYQFSTLINEWVLNFSRGLIDRELGSLNTVGLILVGFAPLYYLCRKTPKVTWLMVLAIVAVSFLVLALPDIFLGGQRSLRIRYLIPAFLGIQMAIAYLFVTQIEAGGWGKRLAQLMLAGLIIGGIVACSVSAQAQVWWNKSIPRSAYYPAVSALINQASNPLVISDDDPAALLAISYWVKPKTHFQLVGTPKQLKIAEEFAPIFLLNPSQRLRNRLERKYEIKPVYEDHSMSQAEVRLWEIVQ, from the coding sequence ATGTTGCAGTTAAATCTGAGTCGTGAACCGAAGCAACAATTGGGGCGATCGCTCCCCCGCTGGCTACAAATTTGCGCCATTGCCCTCCTCGTTATTGGCATCTTCTTTCGCTTCTATCATCTCGATCGCAAAGTCTACTGGCTCGACGAAGCCCGAACTTCTCTGCGAATGTCGGGTCATACCCAAACCGAACTAGTTGAAGAAATTTACACAGGGCAAGTGATAGAGACTGCCACGCTCCAAACCTATCAACGTCCTGGCGAAAAAAGCTGGGGTGATACGCTCAACGCTCTCAAAGGCAACGCTGAACACACGCCTCTTTATTTTCTCTTAGCGCGATTGTGGACGGAAGGATTTGGCTATTCTGTGGCAAATATTCGAGGCTTGTCGGTGTTCTTTAGCCTGCTGGTCTTCCCTTGCCTGTTCTGGCTGTGCCAAGAATTATTTGCCTCTAATGCGGTGGGCTGGGTGGCGATCGCCCTCATCTCCATCACGCCGCTCCATGTTCTATATGCTCAAGAAGCCCGTCCTTATAGCCTGTGGACAGTTGAGATTTTACTCTCCAGCGCTCTATTGCTCTGGGCAATGCGAACTAAAACTCGTTGGAGTTGGTTGGCATATGGCATTAGCCTAACGTTGGGGCTGTATACCCAACTGCTCTTTGGCGAAATCATTCTTGCTCACGGCATTTATGTGGCGATCGTTGAAAATGTTTTTGCCAAAAGAAGGCTTAGTGCAACGGCGCGTTCTTATCTAATGACCACAAGCATCAGCTTAATCAGTCTCATACCTTGGCTGATAGTGTTCTTTAGCAACTTAGATCAAGTTCAAGAATCCACCGCGACCTTAAATTTGCCCTACCAATTTTCGACCCTAATTAACGAATGGGTTTTGAATTTTAGCCGAGGATTAATCGATCGCGAGTTAGGTTCACTCAACACGGTTGGATTAATCTTGGTAGGATTTGCACCGCTTTATTATCTCTGCCGCAAAACGCCAAAAGTCACCTGGCTGATGGTTTTAGCAATCGTGGCAGTGTCGTTTTTAGTATTAGCATTGCCCGATATTTTTCTAGGCGGACAGCGATCGCTCCGGATTCGCTATTTAATTCCGGCATTTCTTGGGATTCAAATGGCGATCGCTTACCTCTTCGTCACTCAAATTGAGGCTGGCGGGTGGGGCAAAAGGCTAGCGCAACTGATGTTAGCGGGATTAATCATAGGCGGCATTGTTGCTTGTTCAGTCAGCGCTCAAGCACAGGTGTGGTGGAACAAAAGCATCCCTCGCAGCGCCTACTATCCTGCCGTTTCCGCCCTCATTAACCAAGCCTCAAACCCGCTGGTGATTAGTGACGATGACCCCGCAGCGCTATTGGCAATTAGCTACTGGGTCAAACCCAAGACTCATTTTCAATTGGTCGGCACTCCTAAACAATTAAAAATCGCTGAGGAATTTGCTCCTATTTTTTTACTAAACCCGTCTCAACGATTGCGCAACCGATTAGAACGCAAATATGAAATCAAGCCCGTCTACGAAGATCACAGCATGAGTCAGGCAGAAGTGAGGCTATGGGAGATTGTGCAGTAA
- a CDS encoding aminoglycoside phosphotransferase family protein, translating into MSEKSRLLSDPPPKSPILGDFEGALVRKSPRMGGWGASVRIFDTSQTSSEEQFILQRINTQVFRQPQLVMQNMCIYTQHVSDRLHHSPPDRRWEVPQVLLTQDAQTHWIDDTGSFWRAISYIKGSQSFNILQNLEQAQEIGYALGMFHNLISDLPPEKLADTLEGFHITPLYLQRYEQVRAALQILQGSQSIPTQSSEVNYCLKFISDRQTWASILETAKAQNKLPLRLMHGDPKVNNVMFDTATHQAISVVDLDTVKPGLVHYDIGDCLRSGCNPIGEETEHWQTVQFEPDLCQKILQGYFSVVKAFFTENDYFYLYDAIRLIAFELGLRFFTDYLSGNVYFKVKYPEHNLIRALVQFKLTESIELQEATLRTIIRDLQ; encoded by the coding sequence ATGTCTGAGAAGTCTAGATTGCTATCCGATCCGCCCCCTAAATCCCCCATTCTGGGGGACTTTGAAGGAGCATTGGTTCGGAAGTCCCCCAGAATGGGGGGTTGGGGGGCAAGTGTAAGAATCTTTGATACTTCTCAGACATCCTCTGAAGAGCAATTTATCCTGCAACGCATCAATACGCAGGTCTTTCGCCAGCCCCAACTCGTGATGCAGAATATGTGCATTTACACACAACATGTGAGCGATCGCCTCCACCATTCCCCGCCCGATCGCCGCTGGGAAGTGCCGCAAGTTCTCCTCACCCAAGATGCTCAAACCCATTGGATCGATGACACTGGCTCCTTCTGGCGCGCCATTAGCTACATCAAAGGATCACAATCCTTCAACATTTTGCAAAATCTTGAACAAGCTCAAGAAATTGGCTATGCCCTCGGCATGTTCCACAACCTTATCAGTGATCTTCCCCCTGAAAAACTTGCCGATACGTTAGAAGGATTTCACATCACACCACTTTATCTTCAGCGCTATGAGCAAGTGCGGGCTGCTTTGCAGATACTGCAAGGGTCGCAATCTATTCCAACGCAATCATCTGAAGTCAATTATTGCTTAAAATTTATCAGCGATCGCCAGACCTGGGCATCTATCCTGGAAACTGCCAAAGCCCAAAACAAGCTTCCCCTTCGCCTCATGCATGGCGACCCCAAAGTGAATAACGTCATGTTCGATACTGCTACTCATCAAGCAATTAGTGTTGTTGATCTCGACACCGTTAAACCTGGTCTAGTTCACTACGATATCGGCGATTGCTTGCGATCGGGCTGTAACCCGATTGGGGAAGAAACTGAGCATTGGCAAACCGTTCAGTTTGAGCCGGATCTTTGCCAAAAAATTTTACAGGGCTATTTTTCTGTAGTCAAAGCATTCTTCACTGAAAATGATTACTTCTACTTATACGATGCGATTCGTCTGATTGCTTTTGAGCTAGGGCTGCGGTTTTTTACCGATTACCTGTCAGGAAACGTCTATTTCAAGGTAAAGTATCCCGAACATAATCTCATTCGGGCGCTCGTTCAGTTTAAGCTGACAGAAAGCATCGAACTCCAAGAAGCGACCCTTCGCACTATTATCCGTGACCTGCAATGA
- a CDS encoding NAD(P)(+) transhydrogenase (Re/Si-specific) subunit beta yields the protein MSDFIPTSIQLSYLVASALFIVGLKQLGSPATARQGNLIGAIGMLIAVVATLLDQKVLNYEMIAVGIAIGAAIGAIMAYKVQMTSMPQMVGLLNGFGGAASALVAVGEFWRVIHTVDVVPVDETVTIVLSILVGGVTFTGSLLAFAKLQELVPGAPITFAFQQPINLAIVITFLVGSGLLISNPHDPLIFLILTGLSLILGVLFVLPIGGADTPVVISLLNSFSGVAASAAGFVLMNNILIIAGALVGASGIILTELMCRAMNRTLVNVLFSAFGSSKTAGGESAIASTDDRTVRSIDAEQGAMMLGYARSVVIIPGYGMAVAQAQHAVRELSDQLERLGVEVKYAIHPVAGRMPGHMNVLLAEANVPYTQLYDMDDINPEFERTDVALVIGANDVVNPAAKTNASSPIYGMPILEVDKAQHTIVIKRGMSAGFSGVENDLFYKSKTMMLFGGAKDAITQLVASVKEL from the coding sequence ATGAGTGATTTTATCCCTACCAGCATCCAACTCAGTTATTTGGTTGCCTCGGCGTTATTTATTGTCGGTTTGAAACAATTGGGTTCCCCGGCGACGGCGCGGCAGGGCAATTTGATTGGGGCGATCGGGATGTTGATTGCGGTTGTCGCAACGCTTCTGGATCAGAAAGTTCTGAATTACGAAATGATTGCAGTGGGTATTGCGATCGGCGCGGCGATCGGCGCAATTATGGCGTACAAGGTGCAAATGACTTCCATGCCCCAAATGGTGGGTCTACTGAATGGCTTTGGGGGGGCGGCTTCTGCTCTGGTTGCAGTCGGTGAATTTTGGCGGGTGATTCATACTGTCGATGTCGTTCCGGTTGATGAAACGGTGACGATCGTATTAAGTATTTTGGTAGGTGGCGTAACTTTTACGGGCAGCCTGCTGGCGTTTGCAAAGCTGCAAGAGCTAGTGCCCGGTGCGCCCATTACTTTCGCGTTTCAGCAGCCGATTAACTTGGCGATCGTGATCACCTTTTTAGTGGGCAGCGGGTTATTGATTTCCAATCCCCATGACCCGTTGATCTTTTTAATCTTGACTGGGTTGTCGCTTATTTTGGGGGTCTTGTTTGTACTGCCGATTGGCGGTGCGGATACTCCTGTTGTGATTTCTTTGTTGAACTCTTTCTCGGGCGTTGCTGCTAGTGCTGCTGGGTTTGTATTGATGAACAATATTTTGATCATTGCCGGGGCGTTAGTGGGGGCTTCAGGCATTATTTTAACTGAGCTAATGTGTCGGGCGATGAATCGGACGTTGGTGAATGTGTTATTTAGTGCGTTTGGTTCTAGTAAAACGGCAGGCGGTGAAAGTGCGATCGCCAGTACCGACGATCGCACCGTGCGATCGATTGATGCCGAGCAAGGCGCAATGATGTTGGGCTATGCGCGATCGGTGGTGATTATCCCTGGTTACGGGATGGCAGTTGCCCAGGCTCAACACGCCGTTCGGGAACTCTCAGACCAGCTAGAGCGCTTAGGTGTTGAAGTGAAGTACGCTATTCACCCGGTTGCTGGACGGATGCCGGGACACATGAACGTGTTGCTGGCAGAAGCGAACGTGCCTTACACCCAGCTTTATGATATGGACGATATTAACCCAGAGTTTGAACGGACGGACGTAGCGTTGGTGATTGGTGCCAATGACGTGGTAAACCCAGCGGCGAAAACCAATGCGAGTAGCCCCATTTACGGGATGCCGATATTGGAAGTGGATAAAGCGCAGCACACCATTGTCATTAAGCGAGGAATGAGTGCGGGATTTTCGGGAGTAGAGAATGATTTGTTTTATAAGAGCAAAACAATGATGCTGTTTGGTGGCGCTAAAGATGCAATTACGCAGCTTGTAGCCTCGGTGAAGGAACTGTAG
- a CDS encoding NAD(P) transhydrogenase subunit alpha, translating to MVDGIIAGLVVFTLASFVGFEVINKIPPTLHTPLMSGSNAISGIAVVGALLVAGERNWSLTVILGLLGVILATINVVGGFLVTDRMLQMFKKKEVKT from the coding sequence ATGGTAGACGGAATTATTGCTGGATTAGTGGTGTTTACGTTGGCTTCATTTGTTGGGTTTGAGGTGATTAATAAAATTCCGCCGACGCTGCATACGCCGCTAATGTCGGGTTCTAATGCAATTTCTGGAATTGCTGTGGTCGGTGCACTTTTGGTTGCGGGTGAACGCAACTGGAGCCTGACGGTAATTTTGGGTTTGTTGGGCGTAATTCTGGCGACGATTAATGTGGTCGGCGGTTTTTTGGTGACCGATCGGATGCTGCAAATGTTTAAGAAGAAGGAAGTAAAGACATGA
- a CDS encoding GIY-YIG nuclease family protein — protein MEAIDSQAAELPSDISSQRKKMRKQARLSVMSEGSVYIMQNPAYHENLFKIGRTARNAQQRASEIEENLKKFLGRFRKGRYITKTYHNSFSHHPLKIYYRKIRAEKGKITFVNIYISVSG, from the coding sequence TTGGAGGCGATCGACTCGCAGGCAGCAGAACTTCCAAGTGACATTTCTAGCCAGAGGAAGAAAATGAGAAAACAAGCGAGGTTAAGCGTGATGTCTGAAGGTTCGGTGTACATTATGCAAAATCCTGCTTACCATGAAAATCTGTTCAAGATTGGGCGTACAGCGCGTAATGCTCAACAAAGAGCAAGTGAAATCGAAGAAAACTTGAAGAAGTTTCTTGGACGCTTCAGAAAAGGAAGATACATTACTAAAACTTATCATAATTCTTTTTCTCATCACCCTTTGAAAATTTACTACCGGAAAATTAGGGCAGAAAAGGGTAAGATAACTTTTGTTAATATCTACATTTCGGTTTCTGGCTGA